A region of Elusimicrobiota bacterium DNA encodes the following proteins:
- the kdsB gene encoding 3-deoxy-manno-octulosonate cytidylyltransferase, protein MNVIGIIPARYSSTRLPGKPLIKISRKPMIQWVYEAVLKSKLLDRIIIATDDKRIFDVAKSFNADIVMTPRCNSGTDRISFASKKIDCDIVVNIQCDEPLIKAAMIDSAIKPVIEHKNILVSTLAADFYDTEEKNNPNNVKVILDKNNFAIYFSRLPLPNSLKHIGLYVYRRNFLLKFAQMDQTPLEKAEKLEQLRILENNYKIYVVKTKHKTIGVDTKNDLEKVKKMLAIH, encoded by the coding sequence ATGAATGTTATTGGAATAATACCAGCCAGATATTCTTCCACAAGATTACCAGGCAAACCGCTTATTAAAATTTCCAGGAAACCGATGATTCAATGGGTTTATGAAGCAGTATTAAAATCCAAACTTCTGGATAGGATTATAATTGCAACTGATGACAAAAGAATTTTTGATGTTGCAAAATCTTTTAATGCAGATATTGTTATGACACCTCGCTGTAATAGTGGAACTGACCGGATATCTTTTGCATCAAAAAAAATTGATTGCGATATTGTTGTAAATATCCAATGTGACGAACCGCTGATAAAAGCAGCAATGATTGACTCTGCAATCAAGCCCGTGATAGAGCATAAAAACATTTTAGTTTCAACACTTGCAGCCGATTTTTACGATACAGAAGAAAAAAATAATCCAAACAATGTCAAAGTAATTTTAGACAAAAATAATTTTGCAATTTATTTTTCTCGGCTGCCACTACCTAATTCATTAAAGCATATTGGCTTATATGTCTACCGCAGAAATTTTTTGCTAAAATTTGCACAAATGGACCAAACACCACTTGAAAAAGCAGAAAAGCTTGAGCAACTGCGGATTTTAGAAAATAATTACAAAATTTATGTTGTGAAAACAAAACATAAAACAATCGGTGTAGATACCAAAAATGATTTAGAGAAAGTCAAAAAAATGCTCGCCATCCACTAA
- a CDS encoding BatD family protein, with protein sequence MNYRLRRLSSWIFFIGCFVQPLLSNVYILGYTDKKKITIGDKVKLTLILEYTDGVKISSFTPEQNLKSFEIKDYKITKERKKYLLFGRYKKKYEYILATFTTGIYEIKPFIIDFITQDGKPAQSQTNPIRIEVTSLLDKESAADIKDIKPPVNLKHHPVFYILVAGIPILVLLCYFIYKYQLQKKNFAQIIDEIVDPYLYATDELAKLEKTDLIKRGLVKEFYFRLTQIVRIYLSKIFLVNIIDMTTSESIKALREKSVDKKFLVILREFFEFSDLVKFARYIPEEKDIIQSFENARNIVEMVKPKEGSLEFRV encoded by the coding sequence ATGAATTATAGATTACGCAGATTATCGTCTTGGATATTTTTCATTGGTTGTTTTGTGCAACCACTTTTATCCAATGTCTATATTTTAGGTTATACTGACAAAAAGAAAATAACAATTGGCGATAAGGTAAAACTGACGCTTATTCTAGAATATACAGATGGCGTAAAAATTAGTTCCTTTACACCAGAACAAAATCTTAAAAGTTTTGAAATCAAAGATTACAAAATTACAAAAGAAAGAAAAAAATATCTGTTATTCGGGCGATATAAAAAAAAATATGAGTATATTCTTGCTACATTCACAACCGGGATTTACGAGATAAAACCGTTCATTATAGATTTTATCACGCAAGACGGCAAACCAGCACAGAGCCAGACGAATCCCATCAGGATAGAAGTTACGAGTTTGCTGGATAAAGAAAGTGCGGCTGATATAAAAGACATCAAACCGCCTGTGAACTTGAAGCACCACCCTGTTTTTTATATTCTTGTTGCAGGTATCCCGATATTAGTTTTGCTGTGTTATTTTATTTATAAGTATCAATTACAGAAAAAGAATTTTGCACAAATTATTGATGAAATAGTAGACCCGTACTTGTATGCGACTGATGAACTCGCAAAACTGGAAAAAACGGATTTGATAAAAAGAGGGCTGGTGAAAGAATTTTATTTTCGGCTGACACAAATTGTTCGGATTTATTTATCGAAGATATTTTTAGTGAATATTATAGATATGACCACTTCTGAATCAATAAAAGCACTTCGTGAAAAATCTGTGGACAAAAAATTTCTAGTAATACTTCGTGAGTTTTTTGAATTTTCTGACCTTGTAAAATTTGCTAGATATATACCTGAAGAAAAAGACATAATCCAAAGTTTTGAAAATGCAAGAAATATAGTTGAAATGGTAAAACCAAAAGAAGGGAGTTTAGAGTTTAGAGTTTAG
- a CDS encoding DUF58 domain-containing protein encodes MRRSNNMLTGELIKKIRKIEITTGKFVNEIFAGEYKSVFKGRGMEFSEVREYQAGDDIKTIDWNVSARYASLFVKKFIEERELTIMLLIDISGSQKFGSKKSKIDLIAELCGILGFSALQNNDRIGVIFFSDKIEKFIPPKKGKIHCLRIVSEVLSQEAKAQTDIYNALDYLNRVIKKRAVVFLLSDFLDVGYDKLLKVTSKKHDLILVNISDQMEYEIPNFGIFHFVDAETNTDIYVDAKDYFLLKKFSETKNKNLEYLEKLSKNMGIDKLNLYTDKAYILPLINFFKMRERRLHR; translated from the coding sequence TTGCGTAGAAGTAATAATATGTTGACTGGTGAGTTAATAAAAAAAATAAGAAAAATAGAAATCACAACAGGAAAATTTGTTAATGAGATTTTTGCTGGTGAGTATAAAAGTGTATTCAAAGGCAGAGGGATGGAATTCTCTGAAGTTCGTGAATATCAAGCTGGTGACGACATAAAGACAATTGACTGGAATGTTTCTGCACGATATGCTTCACTTTTTGTAAAGAAGTTTATTGAAGAACGCGAACTTACGATAATGTTGCTTATTGATATTTCTGGTTCTCAAAAGTTTGGTTCTAAAAAGTCAAAAATTGACCTGATTGCGGAGTTATGCGGGATTCTCGGTTTTTCTGCACTACAGAACAATGATAGAATAGGTGTTATATTTTTTTCGGATAAAATAGAAAAATTTATTCCGCCTAAGAAAGGTAAAATTCATTGTTTAAGAATTGTCAGCGAAGTTCTCTCACAAGAAGCAAAAGCACAAACGGATATTTATAATGCACTGGATTACTTAAACAGGGTGATTAAAAAGCGGGCAGTTGTTTTTCTATTGTCTGATTTTTTAGATGTTGGTTATGATAAACTATTAAAAGTTACATCTAAAAAACATGATTTGATACTTGTAAATATTAGTGACCAGATGGAATACGAAATCCCGAACTTTGGGATTTTTCATTTTGTAGATGCTGAAACAAACACTGATATCTATGTAGATGCAAAAGATTATTTTTTGCTGAAAAAATTTTCTGAAACAAAAAATAAAAACTTGGAATACCTTGAAAAACTATCTAAAAATATGGGGATTGATAAATTAAACCTCTATACTGATAAGGCATACATTTTGCCGTTGATAAATTTTTTTAAGATGCGAGAACGCAGATTACACAGATGA
- a CDS encoding BatD family protein — protein MKKSEVRNQRSEVRSQSLSSVIFHLSSVFLLLTSCFLLLSCLYADINIQATVDRNTVNFGESITLQVTVAGDVANIPKPELPPLADFNVYSSGTSQNISFVNGRVSASITYNFILSPNRAGKFAIGPVKLTVSGKDYTTNPINIEVLSGQSQKPVDTQQFKLDDEKAQGLFVTAELDKRKCFVNEGITYTFRFFTSRNLFSNPEYNPPNFTGFIVEDLPPQRNYQTIINGKRYNVIEIKTKLFPTTSGKYALGSASLKASVQDFTRDPFSGFFDDDFFRGFFGGGKSVVVQSKPLSVEVLPLPTENKPADFSGAVGAYNISASVDKKEIEANNPVTLTVTISGEGNIKSIPEPQFPSIIGVRKYDTISSVNISKANYKVTGSKVFKTVLVPDRAGNLIIPEVVFSYFNPEKKEYQKLKTPVVNLKVLPSKISAVPTLPVIASGINIVGQDIRFIKTELDKNISWKSEKIIADVLLVCSVLVFFGRLGYNRYRFFVSKNYEFIRSKKAFKKFEKNINKIKHTIDVKEFYGTVFDSVVEYLSDKTSSNLSGFTFSEIENVLAQKNLAVTAIKKIRELLENADFMRFAPSVDKNVNLATEIKKIKSIISEIEKEWEI, from the coding sequence ATGAAAAAATCAGAAGTCAGAAATCAGAGGTCAGAAGTCAGAAGTCAGAGTCTTTCATCTGTCATCTTTCATCTGTCTTCTGTCTTCTTACTTCTTACTTCTTGCTTCTTACTTCTGTCTTGCCTTTATGCGGATATAAATATCCAGGCAACTGTTGACAGAAACACGGTTAATTTCGGCGAATCAATTACTCTGCAGGTCACCGTCGCCGGCGATGTTGCAAATATCCCTAAACCTGAACTTCCGCCGTTAGCCGATTTTAATGTTTATTCATCAGGCACTTCACAAAATATCTCGTTTGTTAATGGCAGAGTATCGGCATCTATAACATATAATTTTATCCTCTCACCGAATCGTGCTGGGAAATTCGCAATCGGACCTGTAAAATTGACCGTCAGTGGAAAAGATTATACAACTAACCCAATAAATATTGAAGTGTTAAGCGGACAATCGCAGAAACCTGTTGATACTCAACAATTCAAACTTGATGATGAAAAAGCACAAGGACTTTTTGTAACAGCCGAATTGGACAAAAGAAAATGTTTTGTTAATGAAGGAATAACCTATACATTCAGATTTTTTACTTCACGAAATCTGTTTTCAAATCCGGAATATAATCCGCCTAATTTCACCGGTTTTATTGTTGAAGATTTACCACCACAACGAAATTATCAAACAATTATTAACGGTAAAAGATACAATGTTATTGAGATAAAAACAAAATTGTTCCCAACTACCAGCGGAAAATATGCGCTTGGCTCGGCGTCCTTAAAAGCGAGTGTTCAGGATTTTACACGAGACCCGTTTAGCGGTTTTTTTGATGATGATTTTTTTAGAGGGTTTTTTGGTGGTGGCAAATCTGTCGTTGTTCAGTCAAAACCGCTATCTGTTGAGGTTCTACCATTGCCGACTGAAAATAAACCAGCCGATTTTTCAGGTGCTGTAGGCGCTTATAATATCAGCGCTTCTGTTGACAAAAAAGAAATAGAAGCAAACAATCCTGTGACGCTAACTGTTACAATTTCAGGTGAAGGTAATATAAAATCAATTCCGGAGCCGCAATTTCCCAGTATTATCGGTGTAAGAAAATATGATACGATTTCGTCAGTTAATATATCAAAAGCCAACTATAAAGTTACCGGCTCTAAAGTGTTTAAGACAGTACTCGTTCCCGACCGGGCTGGTAATCTGATAATCCCGGAGGTTGTTTTTTCGTATTTTAATCCTGAAAAAAAAGAATACCAGAAACTAAAAACACCAGTAGTTAATCTGAAAGTTTTACCGTCTAAAATATCAGCAGTCCCAACCCTGCCTGTGATTGCTTCCGGTATCAATATTGTCGGTCAGGATATAAGGTTTATAAAAACTGAATTGGACAAAAATATCAGTTGGAAATCTGAAAAAATTATCGCAGATGTATTGCTTGTTTGTTCGGTGTTGGTTTTTTTTGGTAGATTAGGATATAACAGATACAGATTTTTTGTTTCTAAAAATTACGAGTTTATTAGAAGTAAAAAGGCTTTTAAAAAGTTTGAAAAAAACATAAATAAAATTAAACATACTATTGATGTTAAAGAATTTTACGGGACTGTATTTGATTCAGTCGTAGAATATCTTTCTGATAAAACGAGTAGTAATCTGTCAGGCTTTACTTTTAGCGAGATTGAAAATGTATTAGCACAAAAAAATCTTGCTGTAACGGCTATAAAAAAAATTAGAGAACTACTTGAAAATGCTGATTTTATGAGATTTGCACCCTCGGTAGACAAAAATGTTAATTTGGCAACCGAGATAAAAAAAATAAAAAGTATTATTTCCGAGATTGAAAAAGAATGGGAAATATGA
- a CDS encoding tetratricopeptide repeat protein, giving the protein MKSVVFREKFLFGVNLWLFMLVFSTGLYPSVRSNLGKGNIAFKKEKYDTALEKYKQAETEKPDLPETMFNLGNVYYKTGAYEDALKNYEKATYSKDIKLQAKAYYNIGNTLFRLGKLPEAIQLYKKALELYPDDSDAKFNIEFVQKKLKENIDKKLKQQAKKEDKKTKEQENKKKEEQDKEKSEDKQQKMSKEDAKRLLESAGEEKRPKEKANVKMPVFGMPEKDW; this is encoded by the coding sequence ATGAAATCTGTGGTATTCAGAGAAAAATTCCTATTCGGAGTGAATCTATGGTTGTTTATGTTGGTTTTCTCAACAGGTCTGTATCCATCTGTGAGAAGTAATTTAGGTAAAGGCAACATTGCATTCAAAAAGGAAAAATATGATACTGCACTTGAAAAATACAAACAGGCAGAAACCGAAAAGCCCGATTTACCAGAAACAATGTTTAATCTTGGTAATGTCTATTACAAAACAGGTGCATATGAAGATGCACTAAAAAATTATGAAAAGGCAACATATTCAAAAGATATTAAATTACAGGCAAAAGCATACTACAATATAGGTAATACATTATTCAGATTAGGGAAGCTGCCTGAAGCCATACAACTTTATAAAAAGGCGCTGGAACTTTATCCCGACGATAGCGATGCAAAATTCAATATAGAATTTGTCCAGAAGAAATTGAAAGAGAATATTGACAAAAAGTTGAAACAGCAGGCGAAAAAAGAAGACAAAAAAACAAAGGAACAAGAAAACAAAAAAAAGGAAGAGCAAGATAAAGAAAAAAGCGAAGATAAACAACAGAAAATGTCAAAAGAGGATGCTAAACGACTGCTTGAATCAGCAGGTGAAGAAAAGAGACCTAAAGAAAAAGCGAATGTAAAAATGCCAGTGTTTGGAATGCCCGAAAAGGATTGGTAG
- a CDS encoding VWA domain-containing protein has product MEFAATVFVYFLILIIPVVIILEYTSEKNKRIFLRELFSTENIQKLFVRYDSRIIELKKVLKVIGLFFLLFALTGPKFGAKLVKIKKYGVDVIIAIDVSKSMLANDIQPNRLEKAKLELRSLIDKLSGNRLGIIAFAGKPFLQCPLTLDTASCKIFMNSLTTELIPVPGTAIGEAIDLAVKNFVKEERKYKALVILTDGEDHESDPVASALAAKKEGIKIFTIGFGTTRGELIPERDETGNVVGYRKNKKGETIMTKLDEAALQKIAYQTDGKYYQATDGEIEVTRIADDISDMETKQLKAQKFERYEDKFYYFVAIGLFLLLVELFLPDGFKKRV; this is encoded by the coding sequence ATGGAATTTGCAGCAACAGTTTTTGTTTATTTTCTAATTCTTATTATTCCAGTAGTCATAATTTTAGAATATACCTCTGAAAAAAACAAACGGATATTTTTAAGGGAACTTTTTTCTACAGAAAATATCCAGAAGCTTTTTGTAAGATACGATTCCAGAATAATTGAGTTAAAAAAAGTTCTAAAAGTTATTGGCTTATTTTTTCTACTATTTGCGCTTACAGGTCCAAAATTTGGTGCAAAACTTGTTAAGATAAAAAAATACGGTGTGGATGTAATAATTGCAATTGATGTTTCAAAAAGTATGCTTGCTAATGATATTCAACCTAACCGACTTGAAAAAGCGAAACTGGAACTTCGCTCACTTATTGATAAACTTTCAGGCAATCGGCTTGGTATTATTGCGTTTGCAGGGAAACCGTTTTTACAGTGTCCGTTAACACTTGATACAGCAAGTTGTAAAATTTTTATGAACTCGCTAACCACTGAACTTATTCCTGTTCCGGGTACCGCAATTGGCGAAGCGATAGATTTAGCAGTAAAAAATTTTGTAAAAGAAGAACGGAAATATAAAGCACTTGTAATTCTAACCGATGGTGAAGACCACGAAAGCGACCCTGTGGCTTCTGCATTAGCAGCAAAAAAAGAAGGTATAAAAATTTTTACAATCGGATTTGGAACAACTCGTGGCGAGTTAATACCTGAACGGGATGAAACAGGGAATGTTGTTGGTTATAGAAAAAATAAAAAAGGTGAAACGATAATGACAAAATTAGATGAAGCAGCTTTACAAAAAATTGCATATCAAACCGATGGCAAGTATTATCAGGCAACTGATGGTGAGATAGAGGTTACGCGGATAGCAGACGATATTTCAGATATGGAGACAAAACAACTTAAAGCACAGAAGTTCGAACGTTATGAAGACAAATTTTATTATTTTGTAGCTATAGGACTGTTTCTTTTATTGGTTGAACTCTTTTTACCCGACGGGTTCAAGAAAAGAGTTTAG
- a CDS encoding AAA family ATPase translates to MEKSIREINEVVKQESLFVSEVMSELQKVIVGQRYFLERILIGLLSDGHILIEGVPGLAKTLAVKTLAQSIDCKFSRIQFTPDLLPGDIIGTMVFNPKTSEFSIRKGPIFANLILADEINRVPAKVQSALLEAMQERQVSISNETHLLDDPFMVLATQNPIEQEGTYPLPEAQVDRFIMKLKITYPDRKEEKEIIEKVSSNAFGVVKKVVNPDRIKKARETVRMVYMDEKIKDYIVDIVLATRNPDDYKIKDLKHTILYGASPRASIYLAEVARSYAFLQGRGYVTPEDIKNVAMDILRHRIILTYEAEAENITSEDIVKRILSEIEVP, encoded by the coding sequence ATGGAAAAAAGTATCAGGGAGATTAACGAAGTTGTTAAACAGGAATCGTTGTTTGTATCGGAAGTAATGAGTGAACTCCAGAAGGTCATTGTCGGACAGCGATACTTTTTAGAACGGATTCTTATTGGCTTGTTATCAGACGGGCATATCCTGATTGAAGGCGTTCCAGGACTCGCCAAAACACTCGCAGTTAAAACATTAGCACAATCAATTGACTGCAAGTTCTCACGAATTCAATTCACACCGGATTTGCTGCCTGGTGATATTATTGGAACGATGGTTTTCAATCCTAAAACAAGCGAATTCAGTATACGAAAAGGACCGATTTTTGCCAATCTGATTCTTGCTGATGAGATAAATCGTGTACCTGCCAAAGTTCAGAGTGCGCTTTTAGAAGCAATGCAGGAACGACAGGTTTCTATCAGCAACGAAACCCATCTACTTGACGACCCGTTTATGGTTTTAGCAACACAAAATCCAATAGAACAGGAAGGTACATATCCGCTACCTGAGGCACAGGTTGATAGGTTCATTATGAAATTAAAAATAACATATCCCGACCGAAAAGAAGAAAAAGAAATTATAGAAAAGGTATCCTCAAATGCGTTTGGTGTTGTAAAAAAAGTTGTAAATCCTGACAGAATAAAAAAGGCACGCGAAACGGTTCGTATGGTTTATATGGATGAAAAAATAAAGGACTACATAGTTGATATTGTGCTTGCGACCAGAAATCCTGACGACTACAAAATCAAAGATTTAAAACATACAATTTTATACGGTGCATCACCGCGAGCGTCAATTTATCTCGCTGAAGTTGCAAGAAGTTATGCGTTTCTACAGGGTCGTGGCTATGTGACACCCGAAGATATAAAGAATGTCGCAATGGATATTTTAAGACACAGAATAATTTTAACATATGAGGCAGAAGCAGAAAATATTACATCAGAGGATATTGTGAAACGAATCCTTTCCGAAATAGAGGTTCCATAA
- the rfaE1 gene encoding D-glycero-beta-D-manno-heptose-7-phosphate kinase, whose product MSFNNILKKISDTRVLIIGDLILDRFIRGETRRISPEAPVPVVDVKTETYCLGGAGNVANNIVSLGGKVSICGIVGNDYTAEILLKELRKKKINTEGVFTDDIITTSIKTRIIAGHQQVVRFDKETVREFSPAMTKKMLEYINKKLQDCNAILISDYGKGIITKTIIQETVKLAKSHKKIVTVDPKVEHFTRYKHVDCLTPNLSEAMTGMNVPKIQAEKDLDNLGKKILKKLQCRSVLITQGEQGMTLFEKGNSTHIPTSAREVFDVTGAGDTVVAVLTLALSCGASLIESAKIANCAAGIVVGKLGTATVSIEELKRSLAHLAK is encoded by the coding sequence ATGAGTTTTAATAATATACTGAAAAAGATTTCCGATACCAGAGTGCTTATTATTGGCGATTTGATACTTGATAGATTTATTCGTGGTGAGACCAGAAGGATTTCGCCGGAAGCACCTGTTCCAGTAGTTGATGTTAAGACAGAGACATACTGTTTAGGCGGTGCTGGAAATGTTGCCAATAACATTGTATCACTTGGTGGAAAGGTTTCAATTTGTGGAATTGTTGGTAATGATTATACTGCGGAGATTTTGCTTAAAGAACTTCGTAAAAAAAAGATTAATACAGAAGGCGTTTTTACTGACGATATAATAACTACCTCAATCAAAACAAGAATTATCGCGGGACATCAGCAGGTTGTAAGATTTGATAAAGAGACAGTTCGTGAATTCTCACCAGCTATGACAAAAAAAATGTTAGAATATATAAATAAAAAACTACAGGATTGCAATGCTATTTTAATATCTGATTATGGCAAGGGGATTATTACTAAAACGATAATACAAGAAACGGTGAAGTTAGCAAAAAGCCACAAAAAAATTGTTACTGTTGATCCCAAGGTAGAACATTTTACAAGATACAAACATGTAGATTGTCTTACACCGAACCTTTCCGAAGCGATGACTGGTATGAATGTTCCTAAAATACAAGCAGAAAAAGATTTAGATAACCTTGGCAAAAAAATCTTGAAAAAACTACAATGCCGTTCGGTTTTAATTACACAAGGTGAACAAGGAATGACATTGTTTGAAAAAGGGAATAGCACACATATCCCGACATCGGCAAGAGAAGTGTTTGATGTAACCGGTGCTGGTGATACAGTCGTTGCGGTTTTAACGCTTGCATTATCGTGTGGTGCTTCGTTAATTGAGTCAGCAAAAATTGCAAATTGTGCTGCTGGGATTGTTGTTGGTAAATTAGGCACTGCTACCGTTTCAATAGAAGAGTTAAAAAGGTCACTTGCTCATTTAGCTAAATGA
- a CDS encoding DUF3108 domain-containing protein, with protein MSISGIHSRRLTQIFFCVICGFYLCNLCFSELPVGEKLVFDVYWQFIKVGYGTLQIKDIVDLQGRNAYHIHSAAKSSPFFDVFYKVRDTNESYIDVEKFHSLVFEQHISEGRYKRNRKIVYHQDKHFAVNHKGEKFSIPENVLDILAALYWVRLQKLEPKNSLTLNVNSNKKNYKMVVKIHNKEIIKINGKKYETVVVEPDLQDAGIFMQKGKLLVWMTDDENHIPIKMKSQIGVGSIVAELSNADDRR; from the coding sequence ATGTCTATATCGGGAATCCATAGTCGCAGATTAACGCAAATTTTTTTCTGTGTAATCTGTGGTTTTTATCTGTGTAATCTATGTTTCTCAGAACTGCCCGTCGGCGAAAAACTGGTTTTTGATGTCTACTGGCAGTTTATAAAAGTTGGCTATGGAACACTGCAAATCAAAGATATTGTAGATTTACAAGGTAGAAACGCATACCATATTCATTCTGCTGCAAAGTCCTCACCGTTTTTTGATGTTTTCTATAAAGTGCGTGATACAAACGAATCATATATTGATGTTGAAAAATTTCATTCGCTGGTTTTTGAACAGCATATTTCAGAAGGTAGATATAAACGAAACCGAAAAATTGTCTATCATCAGGATAAACATTTTGCAGTAAATCATAAAGGTGAAAAATTTAGTATTCCAGAAAATGTGCTGGATATTCTGGCAGCACTTTACTGGGTACGACTCCAGAAGTTAGAACCTAAAAATAGTTTAACACTTAATGTCAACTCAAACAAGAAAAACTATAAAATGGTTGTTAAAATTCATAATAAAGAAATAATAAAAATTAACGGCAAAAAATATGAGACAGTTGTAGTTGAACCAGACTTACAAGATGCCGGAATCTTTATGCAAAAAGGAAAACTTCTCGTTTGGATGACAGACGATGAAAACCATATACCAATTAAAATGAAATCCCAAATCGGTGTCGGCTCTATCGTTGCTGAATTAAGTAACGCAGATGACCGCAGATAG
- a CDS encoding VWA domain-containing protein — translation MRFYYPYILLLIPVFIGTVFYLKKRRIKNDSGIIFSDIKVFATQKIPFGKKVVDNLKVVALILTIFALARPQGGEKSAELTKKGIDIMLCIDTSTSMRAEDFKPQNRLDAAKEVVKKFIKSRKNDRIGVVVFSAVAFTQCPLTTDYGSVLDFIDKIEIGMTQTDGTAIGTAILTAINRLKEIPSKSKIVILLTDGRNNMGEVDPITAARAASSFGIKIYTIGAAGIGASPYPVDDPVFGRRYHWLKEDLDEPTLLQIANETSGLYFRAKDKSSLEEIYKKIDTMEKTEFKVEEYTDFNELYRWFLISAVILFLLEIILRNLVYKTVP, via the coding sequence ATGCGGTTTTATTATCCGTATATTTTATTATTAATTCCGGTTTTTATCGGTACTGTTTTCTATCTTAAAAAAAGAAGAATTAAAAACGATTCAGGAATTATTTTTTCCGATATAAAAGTTTTTGCAACTCAAAAAATACCATTTGGCAAAAAAGTCGTTGATAACTTGAAAGTTGTTGCACTGATTCTGACGATATTTGCACTTGCGCGACCTCAAGGTGGCGAGAAGTCGGCAGAATTAACAAAAAAGGGGATTGATATAATGCTGTGTATTGATACCTCAACTTCTATGCGAGCAGAAGATTTTAAGCCACAAAACCGGCTGGATGCGGCAAAAGAGGTTGTCAAAAAATTTATTAAAAGTAGAAAAAACGACCGAATAGGTGTTGTTGTTTTTTCTGCAGTTGCATTTACGCAATGTCCATTAACAACCGACTACGGTTCTGTTTTGGATTTTATTGATAAAATAGAAATTGGTATGACACAGACAGATGGGACTGCAATTGGGACTGCAATTTTGACCGCTATTAACCGCTTAAAAGAAATACCATCAAAAAGCAAAATTGTAATTCTACTTACCGATGGTAGAAATAACATGGGCGAAGTGGATCCGATTACCGCAGCCCGTGCTGCATCATCATTCGGGATAAAAATTTATACAATAGGTGCAGCTGGGATTGGTGCATCACCATATCCTGTAGATGACCCTGTTTTTGGCAGAAGATATCACTGGCTTAAAGAAGATCTTGATGAGCCAACACTTTTACAAATCGCAAATGAAACCAGTGGCTTGTATTTCAGAGCAAAAGATAAATCATCGTTAGAAGAAATTTACAAAAAAATTGATACTATGGAAAAGACAGAATTCAAGGTTGAAGAATATACCGATTTCAACGAGCTCTACAGATGGTTTCTTATTTCTGCTGTAATACTTTTTCTGTTAGAAATTATCTTAAGAAATTTGGTTTATAAAACAGTGCCATAA